In the genome of Methanococcoides burtonii DSM 6242, the window AACCATTGTAAGAATCGTAAAGCAGAACAAGCGAAATTAGATTGATTACGCTTGAACCAAAAGGTACAGAATCCGACCATTATGGCTCTTATCACATTATGGGAAATGGACACATGATTCTCGGTTTATAGATGGCTTCTAAGGTCTTCGCAATTATTCATGTTATAGAACTTGGTAAGCCCTATATGTTCCCTTCGGGGTAGGAATCCTGCAAAGAATGACGATGACATAGAGGGTAGAGGAAAGGAGTAGAAAGCGAATGACAAACTGTAATGGTGTGTATAAGGGTTCAAAATTTGCCCTAATCCGAAAGGATGCAGACTTACTCTATGGTATCAAAACGTAAGAAGGAAGGTATGACCTATGAATGTAAGCTATTCAAATACATCAAAAGATGAAGCAAAAACACTGTTTAGTGGACATGCTGAACTTAACGATGAGAAACTTACAGACATGTAACACATGTTAATAGGCTACAAGTCAGGATTACGAAGGCAGTTATTGAAGAAAATTGGAATTTGCAATTAATTCCAAAAACAATAACTGTTGCCTGAAAAGGTTATGAGATGCTTGAGCTGTATGAAAGAAAACTTTCACGTACAGTTCTTAGGCGAGAAAGAGGGAGTAATCCCTCTGACTTAGCCGACAATACTAAGAAGAACGTAAAAGTGAACCATTGTAAGAATCGTGAATTGCAACAAGCGAAACTAGATTGATACGCTTGAACTAAAAAGGTATAGAATCAGACTATAATGGTTTTGCATACATTATAGGAAATGGACATATGATTCTCGGTTTATAGATGGCTTCTAAGGTATTCGCAATTATTCATGTTATAGAACTTGGTAAGCCCTATATGTTCCCTTCGGGGTAGGAATTCCGTAAGGAAGGACAATGACATAGAGGGTAAAGGAAAGGAGTAGAAAGCGAATGATAATTTGTAATGAATTATATAGGGGTTCAGAATTTGCCCTAATCCGAAAGGATGCAGACTTACTCTATGGTATCAAAACGTATGAATGAAGGTATAACTATGAATGTAAGAATTTCAAATACACCAAATAATGAAGCAGAAGCCCTTAGTGGTCATGCTGAATTAAATGGTGAGAAGCTTACAGATATGCTCAACTGGAATTTCATCAATTGGAGTTCCGTTGAATCACATGTTAATAGAATACAAGTCAGAATTACGAAAGCAGTTATTAACAAAAATTGGAATTTAGTAAAAAAACTAAGTTATTTGCTAACCCATTCTCACTATGCTAAACTGTTAGCTGTCAGAAAGGTTATTCGAAATAAGGGTAGAAGAACAGCAGGAATCGATGGAGAATTCTGGTCAACACCAGTTTCCAAAGTGAATGCGGCTCGAAGTCTATCTGATAAAAGATATAAGGCAAAACCATTAAAAAGAATCTTTATTGAGAAATATGGTTCTGATAAGAAGCGACCTTTAGGTATCCCGACCATGTACGATAGAGCTATGCAAGCATTATATGCATTAGCACTTGACCCCATTGCAGAAGTAACAGCAGATAAACGTTCTTTTGGATTCAGAAAATTCAGAAGTACACATGATGCTTGCAGTCAAATTTTTGGAACAATAAGCAAAAAGGATTCTGCACAATGTATACTGGAAGGCGATATTAAAGGTTGTTTCGACAACATCAGTCACCAATGGTTAATTGACAATATCCCAATGGATAAATCAATTCTTAAACAATTCCTCAAAGCAGGATTTGTTTATGAAAATTCTCTATTTCCAACGAAAGCAGGAACACCACAAGGCGGTATTATATCACCAATATTAGCCAACATGACCTTAGATGGAATTGAAGGTGTATTGGCTGACAAATATCATCGAGGTGTAAGCGGTAAAATAACAACTCGTCAACGTGCAAAACACAAAGTTAATTTTGTGCGATACGCAGATGATTTTATTGTTACTGCAAAGACTAAAGAAATAGCAGAAGAAGCAAAAGAATTGATTAAGAATTTCCTAACGGATAGAGGTTTAGAACTATCTGATGAAAAAACCCTTATTACTCACATCGATGATGGTTTTGACTTTTTAGGTTGGAATGTCAGAAAATACAAAGGAAAACTTCTCATAAAACCGTCTAAGAAATCTATCAAGAAAGTAACTGAAAAAATCAGTAATACTATCAAAGATGGAAAAACTTGGACACAAGAAGATTTAATCTCTAAACTTAACCCTATCATAACTGGATGGTCAAATTATCATCAAGGAGTGGCTTCCAAAGAAACATTCTCCTTAATTGATTTTAAGATATGGAATATACTTTGGAAATGGGCTAAGAGAAGACACCCCATGAAATCAAGAACTTGGATTGCACACAAATACTGGCATCCCAAAGGAACGAGGAAATGGGTATTTTCAACAATGAAAAACCAACTTAAATTAATGTCAGATAAAATGATAGTTCGAAACCCACAAATAAAACTGGATAAGAACCCTTACACTGACACCGAATACTTTGTTGAACGCAAGCTCAATCAAGGTTCTAAAAAGTTATTAGGAAAGTTTAAAACCGTATGGAAGAATCAAAAAGGCAAATGTCCGTTTTGTAATCTATTGATTGACATTAACAACGGTGGAGAGGAACGCCCTTTACATCATAAAAATGGAAATCATGACGATAATGGAATAACAAACTTAGTTTATGCACATGTATATTGTCATAGACAATATCATGCAAATAATCCAAAAATAACTGTTGCCCGACAAGGGTTAAGAGATGCTTGAGCTGTGTGAGGTGAAAGTCTCACGCACGGTTCTTAGGCGAGAAAGAGGGAGTAATCTCTCTGACTTAGCCGACAGACATTGCTATCGCAATGTCATCACAATAGGAGATCAAGATATTATATAATGGATAAAGCCTATGATTCTGAAAAATACACGAATTGACGAGGGAAAAACTTGGATCAATAGCAATTGTTCCATTGAGACAACGTGAATGAAAGCGAATCAAAGAAAGATATCGTAAGAAAATGTCACGGGAATTCGATAGCAAGATATACTCTATGCGGAATTTGAGTGAAACGATGTTCTCGGTTTTGAAAAGAAAGTATGGAGAAAACTTGCGTGCGAGAAAGTATAGAAATCAAGTAAAAGAAGTGAAGTTCAAAGTAATATTGCACAATCTTGACAGATTTGTCAAGACTGTGTTTTTAGTTTGGATGAGGATTTCTACAGAGCCAGTTTTTACATAACATTAATGGATCTCTTCAACATCGAGTGGGTAACTAAATTTATTTATATCTACCTTTCAATCGTTATGGAATTCAAAGAACTAATGCAAATCACAATCGAATGAGCAAAAACACCACATCACAATTAAAGGATTGTGCAGGGAGATGATCTAGAATCGTGAACATTTGCTTGCAGGACGTTAAAATTACCCACACGATGTTAATGAGAACTACATTAATTAATATAACTTTTTAACTTAGTATCAACTGTCAAATTCTAAAAAGCTAATAAATAGAACTGTCAAACGTGGGCATAAATGTTGCTAGCTTGGATTTTGTGTAGTTTCATTGCCATTGTTTATCATTCGTTGTATTCACTTCTGTTCTCTTTAATTTTCACGTTTGAACATCTGGTAAATCATAATGATGATTATAATCACTCTTCAAAATCATTCAATAAGTTAATATACAATTAGGAAGTAGCGTAAATTAGTGTACAATAGGCACGATTGAATTGACCCTGTGGTGTTATTGTACAAGAAAAACGATTTGGTTTGCGTCATTCATATGCACCGGACCAGGGGGCACATTGTGCCCCCATCATCCCCTCTACTTTTCTTAAATAATTAAGCACCAATAGCGATTAGAATACTTATTCTGACCAAGATCATCTCAAAAAAGAAATGTGGCAGTATCTTCAGATCTTTTCTGCCGGTGGTGCAGTGTTCAATTTCACGTATTTAACACCCTTAAGTGCCATTAATCTCTCGTCCATCTCCTTAATGAGTTCTCCTTCCCCGTCAAAGATAATGACCTCAAGGCAGTTATCATGGTCAAGATGGATATGTACTGAGGACTTGATAAGGTCCGAATAATCATGCTGGATATCCGCAACAGCATTTGATAGCCCTCTTTTTGTATGGTCGTAGATAATAGTAATAGTTCCTACGCGCCTTCCCCTTATGTCGCTCATCCATTCATACTGATTGATGTAGGTGCGTATCGAATCCCGGATGCCTTCTGAACGTGAGGAATATCCTCTGCCCTCTATGATAGAATCAAATTTATTCAAAAGATTATCTGGAAGTGAGACGCCTATTCTCATTAGTTCCTGTTCCATTATTTCACCTGTACTGAAATGGACATAAAAGGTAATAACATTTTGTACTATTTTTATTATTTTGGTTGTTATTTCATCTCGAAAAACGCACTAGAGTATATATTTATATTTAAGTGTGGCATATAGTATCCATAATTACAAATATAGACCATCCATATTTGGGGACCAAATTCATGAAAACGGAAGAACTTTACTCAGGCAAAGCAAAGACCATCTATAAGACTGAAAACCCGAATGAGCTTATCTCAGAGTTCAGGGACAGCCTCACCGCGTTTGATGGGAAGAAGAAAAGTGAAGCAACTAACAAGGGTTACTACAATGCTCAGATCTCAAAGAAGATCTTCGAAATGCTCGAAGAAGAAGGAATTAAAACACACTATCTTGGCATGGTATCTGGCAACGAGATGCTCGTAAAGAAAGTTGATATAATTCTCATCGAAGTAATTCCAAGGAACATCGCAGCAGGTTCTATCACTCGCAAATATCCTGTTGAAGAAGGTACGGTCTTCAAAGAGCCTGTTCTTGTATTCGATTACAAGAGCGATGAATTCGGGGATCCTATGATCAATGATGATATTGCAGTTGTAATGGGCATTGCTACCCGTGAAGAGATCGATTTCATTCGTAGTATGGCATTGAAGATCAATGCTATCCTCAAGAGCTACCTTGAGAGCAATGGTTTCCTGCTTCCTGACTTCAAACTTGAGTTCGGTAGAGTGGACGGTGAGATCGTCCTTGCTGACGAGATCTCCTGTGATACCTGCAGGTTCTGGGATGTTGAGACCGGAGAATCTATGGACAAGGACCTGTTCAGGTTCGATAAGGGTGACCTTTCAAAAGCATATGAAAAAGTTGCACGCAGACTTGTCCCTGAAATATTCGAGGAGTAAATGGATAAATATGATGTTATTGTGGTCGGAGCCGGTGTGACCGGTCTTCTGGCTGCACTTACATTATCAAAGCACGGCAAAAAAGTGCTGGTGCTTGAAAAACAGGATGTTGTGGGGGGAAATTGTAACAGTTACTCCGTGGATGGTTATCAGGTGGATACTGGTCCGCATGCCATCACCCATCTTGCGGAAGGTCCGCTCAGACGACTTATGGACAATTATTTTGATTACCAGCCGGTATTCGAGAACTACGGACAGTATTATATAAGGACCGAGGAACGTTTCGTAAAAGTTCCCTCAACGATCAAAGAATTCGTCACATTTGACGTTTTTCCCAAACTTGACCGTCTTGCAATCACTCAGGCCATCACAAAGTCTCTCACAATGGCTTCCTTTGGCATCGATCTCTCAGACCAATCGGTCTATGATTCCCTTCCTGCAAATCTCTCAAAGGACACTTACGACTTCGCAAATGCTATATCCTACTTCCTTTCCGGACGTTGTATGAAAGAGACATCTGCACAGAGGGTACTGGCAGGAAGCAGTTTTGTAAGGGATAGTGTGACCCAGGAACAGTTCGAAGAGATTATCAAACAGGAATCCACTCCCCGAACCGAATCCATACTTCAGTCTGTCCTTCCATCCAATCTCCATCTCTCACTTCATTCAAGGATAAACCTATCCTGCCTCGGAAGACTTGCTTCCAACAAGGTCAGTCTTTCACAGGGATATCCGCGAAAAGGTCTAAAATCCCTGCTCAATGCAATTCTTTATTCTCTTCCTTCGACCGTGGAGATAAAGACCGGATGTGAAGTGCATAAGATATTCACTGATAAAGGAAAAGCATGGGGTGTCGAAGCGGACAATACCTACAGTGCTGATCTTGTTATATACACAGGATTTGCAACATCTCTCCCTTTTCTGGTCGAAGATCTTCCGGCATCTTATAAAGAGCAGCTTGATGGCATTGTTCACTCTAAAAGTCTCACATTATGGCTTGGCCTTGACAGAATGATGGACGAGTTCAAATATGTAGGCTCAGAGATCTGGTTCAAGGGCACCCCTTACTGGGCGATGCCAACAAGCAATTATGACCCTTCCCTTGCACCTAAAGGGAAGCAGCTAGTAGGTTTTGCTTTCTTCATGGATGAGGGCAATGATGAGTCCAGGGATATAAAGAACGCCTATGAAACGATCTTCCGCGCAATTCCAAACATCGAGGATCGCATAGAAATGAAACATCAGCAGGTCATTATTCCTGAAAAGGCTGCAGTGACGCTCAACGGTAAATTTGCCGATATCCGCACTCCGGTAAAGGGTCTTTATGTTGCAGGGACGGATACCGATAAACGCAGCATGGGGGTTACCAGGGCTGCATATTCTATACTTGAAATGTTAAAAGTGTTGAACGAGGACGGTAATCTTCACTGATCACCGTCTGATTATCATTGTTCTTAGCCTGTCGGCTGCATGTTCTGTCTTATCTGCAATGTCTGCAATAGTTCTGACAAGTTCGATAAGATAGAACACTCCGACAGCACCAAGTTCCTTTTCATGAGCATATATGTCTTTGACAAGTTTTTTCTCTATAAGGTCTGTGATATGCTCCATCTCTTCTATCTGTGGAACAAGGGCCAAGGTCTCTTCGACATCTCGTTTGCTAAAAGATGTTTCAAGGAGTTCACTCAACGAATCTACCAGTTTTTCATATATTTCCACTGTTTTCAATGTCTCTGTACTTAGTTGACATAGCTGGTCCTTTATCCCCTCAGGCATGTCACATTGTCTCAGGGAAAGCATATATGCAGCTTCCTGTGCCACATCAGCAATTGAGTCCTGTGGTTTTAAAAAGTTCAGTAGGTCCTCTGCGTTCACAGGCAGCATTATCGACGATGAAAGCTGCCCTCTTATCGTCTGTTTGATAATATCCGCTTCATGTTCTATGTTGTCGATCTCATGGCTAAGTTCTTCAACAAGGGGCATATTGATGCAATATGCATTGACTGCCTGATCGAGCTTTCTTACCGTCTCCACGCCCTTTGATGCGTGCAGGCAAAGTGGCTTAAAAGGTGATTTCGCAAATACGTTTAGTACCGAACGAATGTATTCCCTTTTCATTATAATCCAACTCCTCTTAATCCCAGGAATATAAGTGCTGATGTTACTGCTGCTATTGGCACAGTGATTATCCATGACATGGCTATCTTTCCGATAACACTAAGATCAACTGCAGCAAGACCGCCTGCAAGTCCGACCCCTATCACAGAACCAACCAGTGTATGTGTTGTAGAGATCGGTAGTGAACTGTAACTATGGAGGACAACAACAGATGCTGTAGCTAATTCCGCAGAGAATCCCCTTGTAGGTGTCAGTTCAGTTATCTTTGTACCTATGGTCTCTATAACACGGTATCCCCATGTAGCAAGTCCGATTACCATTCCGATACCACCGACCATTAAGACCCATGCGGGTATTGTCAGGTCTGCGAATCCGAGGGCGTTAAGTCCTGCGTAGAGTGGTCCGACAGCGTTTGCCACATCGTTAGAACCATGTGCGAATGCAATAAAACATGCAGTACCTATCTGAAGTATCACAAATTTCTTTTCTATATTATATGGATTGTCTGTCTTCTGTAATAACGTCAGCCGTATGATCGTGAATATAATGTATGCGAGGACGGCACCCAATATGGGTGAGACCACCCAGCTGCCCACGATCTTTGTGAGTACTATCCAGTTGATATCGCTATATGTGATAATTCCCTGATATGCGGACACAAGTCCGAAACCAAGTACTGATCCCACAATTGAGTGTGTGGTGGAGACCGGCAGGTTATAAAATGTAGCGAAAGTGATCCAGAATCCGGCTGCAAGGATCGCTGCCAGCATTCCCACTGCTACAAGGTTCGGATCTAACAGCTTAATACTGTCAATAGGTACGATCCCTTTTGCAATGGTCGATGTGACCTTCTTTCCAAAAAAGACAGCACCAACGAATTCGAAGACACCTGCCACAAGTATTACCTGTTTCAGTGAAAGAGCTCCACTTCCTACTGAAGTTCCCATTGCATTAGCAAGATCGTTCGCTCCGATATTCCAGGCCATGTAGAGGCCTGCGAGTACCAAAAGAACCACAACTGGATTTAATAGGTCGATCATATTTCCTTCCTTTATCAAGTCTTAAAGCTGATAATGTCACACATGTGATAAATGTATCAATCATTATTTGTTGCTGCGGAAATAATCTCTTCACGTGCCTTTTTTGCATCCTCGTCCTCGGGGTCCAGCTCGATCAGCATATCGTATGTCTTAATGGCATCATTGTAATTATCTTCCTGTACACAGAGCTCGGCAGCATTTGATAGGATGGCTTTTGCTTCCTGTTTGTGACCAAGCTTGTAAAGCAGTTTACCCCTTGTTCTCCACATGTCGATGTTAGCGACATCGAGCTCAAGAGCATTCTCGATCGCTCCGAGTGCTTTCTCGTATGGCTCAGTGTTCCTGCTAACAAGGGCCTTTAACTCCCACATTTCGGCTGCCGAATGGAAACATTCTATCGCTTCCTTTGCCTGCCCAAGCTTCCTGTGAGCAATACCTGTAAAGAAGATCGGTTCGACGAAGTCTTCTGTCAGTTCCATTGTTTTCTCAAAAGTTGAAATGGCAGCACCATATCTTTCAGATTCGAGAAGCAACATTCCCTTACTGTACCACACATGTTCAATGCTCGGATCTATCTCTAACGAGTGTTCAAATTCCTCAATACCCTCTTGCGCCCTTCCCATTTCCGCAAGGATTCCGCCTTTCAGGAAATAGCTTTCAGCATCTTTGGGTGCTATCTCTGTGATATTCGTAAATATCTCAAGTGCGCCCTCAAGGTCATCCTTGATGGCAAGGATATTACCTTTCAATTTGAGCGCATCGATATCTTCTCCAAGGGCCAATGCCTCATTGGTCGTCGCAAGGGCGTCATCATAGAGGTGAAGGCCGGTGAGTATCCGCGCTTTGATGAGCAGGGCATGCGTTGGGTCGGGCGCATGTTTGATCGCCTGTTCCACAACTTCCAGTGCCTGATCGAGGTGGCTTTCCCTGCACAATGACATTACTTTGTTTATCAGAAAATCTGCCAGTTCTTGAGGGGACATATCACTTTTAGGTTCGGACATAATCACCAATTGTGCAATACCATTTTAATGTCTTGCGGAGGATTTAGAAAAAAGAGTCCAGTGTTCTCTGGAATCGAATGTCTGAAAGCATCTTTGCCTTTGCCTTCCATTGCTTCGAAGGCGTTCTCACTCGCGTTGCCATGTCATCCAGTGCTTCTTCAATGGTCTCGAACGTTCGTGGTATGGAAGACAATGCATTTCTGGCAGCCTCGCGGACCACCCATACCCCGAGCGGTGCCCAGTATTCAGGCGTTATTTCCCGTATCATAAATACTGATGCCTGTCTTTGTATCTTCTCAAGATGTTCCAGAGCGGCTATACGTGCGGCATAATATCCTCCGGCAAGGTTCGAATATCCCTTTTTACCGTTAATGTCCTCCATGTCCTGCCCTATCCATGAAGAATCTCCTGACCAGACCGAGCTTTTCATCCATATCTCGAGCAGCTCGTAAGAATATCTGCGGGGGGTCATGAGTATCTCAAAATAGTTCCCGAAACATCCTCCGCTGAACACTGATATCTCACTGATAAGGGGTAGGTCTATCACACGGTCGGTGATGTCCTTCCCGACCATGTCATCTGTGGCGGTAATTGCCCAGCGGGTAGGTACAAGTTTCCGTTCCTGTCCCAACAAGCCTATGGAAAGCAATCTTGTAATATGTTCAGTGGGGATATCCCCTTTAAAAAGTTCACACACAGCATCCTTTGCAAGAGCATCTGTGTCGTATGCAAGATGATCTACTTTTTTCGGGACCTTGGGATTCTCTGCAATATCAAAGTCCTTCATGGTCCCGGAAGGGCCCATGGGAGTTAGTACACTGTCAAACTTCAGGTCTTGTTGCAATGGTTTGGTGAACCATGCTTCTGTATCGATGGGTGATTTTGACAGTGCGAGTTCCTGTGATTTTTCCAGAAGCTTATCCGGTCTGTTCGCATTTTTCACATCTATGGTCGTATTTGCCCGGACTAGCTGGCATCTGGCAGATATGATGTCCTGGATATCCATCGAAAGCCAATGCTTAGGGTCTTCCAGTGCCATTGCATCCTTAGCATCCACCTGTGGCGGGATCATTGGTCCGGCCTTGACCTGTGGGTAACCGTATCTTCCCACAAAGACTGCTGGCGGGGAAGCACCAAAAATAGAACCATCTGAAGATATCGAAGTTGTGGTCTTTTCGGCAGACCTGAACTTCTCAAGAATTGGACACAGGGGTCTTCCGCAAAGCCCTTTTCCTTTACATTGGATGCATAGACTTTTGCTCAATTATCATCATCTTTACATAGTATGCAATATTCTGCTTCCGGTGCATTTTTGAACAACCAGCCTGAACGCTGTACGAACTTGCAGACATTGCACATACCCGCGTTCATGGCCTTTGCAGGCATCTCATTGACAAGATCTGTGGCAAATTTCCTGATCTCTTCATTGGTCTCTTCTGAAAAACCGACTTCTGCACCCCTTTTTTCACTCACGTATTGGGATACAGCAGCCCGTGATAATCCGAGAATGTCTGCTACTTGTTGCTGTGTACATCCGTGTTCGATCATCATGGAACGCGCAAGTCCGGCTCTTATTGCCGGCAAAACTCTCTGAACCATTATCTCGCAGGTAGGTTTCATATTATTATATCCTTCACTCGTCCTATTTGATTTCTTTGGCAGTATTGATGACCGGCATCTCTGCACTCGGACGGACGTTCATAATTCAAAAAAAGGACCTGTGATCAATACCAGCAATGGTATGGCCACGGACCGTCCATTATTATTGTTTAAAAAACAATCAACAGGGCTATCTGACAGTCCTGCTTTTTGAAGTCAACTTCAGTCTTTGATCTGCTCAGGAGAGAATCCTTTCTTTACAAGAACGGCTTTCATGCGACTCAGATGGTTGCCTTGTAATTCTACGGCACTGCCCTTCACAGTTCCTCCGCATGCAAACTTAGATTTTAGGTATGTTGATAGTTCGTGGAGGTCGATCTCATTGGCATCGAATCCTTCTACTACTGTAACTTCTTTACCATATCTTCGTCTATTCACTTTCACTGTAATTCTCTGTTGCTCCTTTGCCACTTCTTCACAGATACATAGCTCTGATGGCAAACCGCAAACCGGGCACATTTCTGAACTCATCTTCTAGTATTTCCTCCGCAAAATTATTGCGTTATAGTAATAAATTATTATTCTGTATGCTATTTATAAATAGTAAACAGACATCTTTTATGTATCCCACTATGCTATTAAAATCTAATGGTGATGTCATCTCATCAGATGTCGATTATGCAAAAAGCATGTTCCAGCAAGCTAAAGGCCTTATGTTCAGACGTTCGGTCCACGATAGCTATGCTATGGTCTTCATCTTTTCCTCTCTCAGGAAAATATCTCTTCACATGCTGTTTGTTCCGTTTCCTATCGATGTCCTTTTTCTCAATGAAGATAAAATAATCGTCAAGACCACCCATCTCAGACCATGGATAGGCATTGCCGACTCTGGTGAAAAGATACGGTATGTTATAGAGCTACCATCAGGTGCTATCTCCTCCAATGGCCTCAAGGTTGGTGACCATCTTCTCTTCGATGAAACTTGAATTTCGTTCTCGTTGGAAATCTTTATCTAATCGATGGTTTATTTAAGCCTAGATCATACTCCTTATATAATGAGGCGCACAAATGTTACCTGAAAATGACCTGAAGATCATAACAGAAGAGATGGGCAGAGAACCAAACCTTGTTGAACAGGGATGCTTTTTGAATCTTTGGAGCGAACACTGTTCCTACCGTTCCAGTGCTCCCCTGCTGAAAACCTTTACCACCGTGGGAGATCGTGTTATCATAGGTCCTGGTGACGATGCAGCGATCATCCGCTTTGGAGAAGGCTGGGTACTTGCTATTGGAATGGAAAGCCATAACCATCCTTCATATGTTGATCCTTATAATGGTTCAGCAACAGGTGTCGGCGGAATTGTGCGCGATATCATTTCTATGGGTGCTCGTCCGATCGCACTCATGGACCCGTTGTATTTCGGTCCTTTGAACACCCCTAAGAACCTCTATCTTTTCGAGCACATAATTGAAGGTATCGCAGGCTATGGTAATTGTATTGGCGTTCCCGTTGTCAGAGGCGAAACATATTTCGATGAATCCTACAGTGGAAACCCTCTGGTGAACGTTGTTTGTGTAGGTCTGGCACGCGAAGAGAACATAGTGACCGCATGTGCACAGAAAGCAGGCAACAAGCTTGTCCTCATAGGTTCTACCACAGGCCGTGACGGTCTTGGCGGAGCATCCTTCGCATCCCGCGACCTTTCCGAAGAAGCTGAAGCAGAAGACCGTCCCAGTATACAGATCGGTGATCCATTCACCGAAAAGCTTGCGATCGAAGCAACACTGGAAGCTATCGGTGCAGGCTATGTTCTCTCATGCAGGGACCTTGGTGCAGCAGGTCTTGCAGGTGCAAGCTCTGAAATGGCATCAAAGGGTAAACTCGGTATGCGTCTTGAAGCTGACAAAGTTATCCTCAGGGAAGACGGCATGACCCCTTACGAGATCATGATCGCCGAATCTCAGGAACGCATACTGATGGAAGTCGAACCTGAGAATGTCGATGCTGTCCTCGCGATAGGAAAGAAGTATGATCTCCATGCAAGCATGATAGGTGAACTTACAGAACGTCTCTATTATACTGTTGAGTTCGAAGGTGAAATGGTAGCTGACATTCCGGTAATGCTTCTCACCGAAGGTGCGCCAACGTTCGAAAGGCCATCCACTGCTCCTCCAGAGCGTGAGATCGGTGAGAAACCAGACCTTCCTGCAGATATGAAGAAGGTCGTTCTTGATATCCTCTCCTCCCACAACATCGCATCAAAAGAATGGATCTATCGCCAGTATGACCACGAAGTACAGGTACGTACCGTGGAAAAACCCGGCTCTGATGCAGCAGTTCTTCGAATAGGCGATGGAAAGGGACTTGCCATGTCATGCGGATGCAATCCGCGTCACACACTTCTTGATCCATACGAAGGAGGAAAAGGCACACTCATCGAGAATAGTATGAACCTTGCAGTAAAAGGCGCTGAAGGTATTGCACTCGTGGATTGCCTGAACTTCGGAAATCCTGAAAGACCTGACATCTACTGGCAGTTCAAACAGGCCATCCTCGGTCTTGGTGACGCTGCAAGAAGCCTGTCCATTCCGGTGGTCGGAGGGAACGTTT includes:
- the ltrA gene encoding group II intron reverse transcriptase/maturase — its product is MNVRISNTPNNEAEALSGHAELNGEKLTDMLNWNFINWSSVESHVNRIQVRITKAVINKNWNLVKKLSYLLTHSHYAKLLAVRKVIRNKGRRTAGIDGEFWSTPVSKVNAARSLSDKRYKAKPLKRIFIEKYGSDKKRPLGIPTMYDRAMQALYALALDPIAEVTADKRSFGFRKFRSTHDACSQIFGTISKKDSAQCILEGDIKGCFDNISHQWLIDNIPMDKSILKQFLKAGFVYENSLFPTKAGTPQGGIISPILANMTLDGIEGVLADKYHRGVSGKITTRQRAKHKVNFVRYADDFIVTAKTKEIAEEAKELIKNFLTDRGLELSDEKTLITHIDDGFDFLGWNVRKYKGKLLIKPSKKSIKKVTEKISNTIKDGKTWTQEDLISKLNPIITGWSNYHQGVASKETFSLIDFKIWNILWKWAKRRHPMKSRTWIAHKYWHPKGTRKWVFSTMKNQLKLMSDKMIVRNPQIKLDKNPYTDTEYFVERKLNQGSKKLLGKFKTVWKNQKGKCPFCNLLIDINNGGEERPLHHKNGNHDDNGITNLVYAHVYCHRQYHANNPKITVARQGLRDA
- the nikR gene encoding nickel-responsive transcriptional regulator NikR, with translation MEQELMRIGVSLPDNLLNKFDSIIEGRGYSSRSEGIRDSIRTYINQYEWMSDIRGRRVGTITIIYDHTKRGLSNAVADIQHDYSDLIKSSVHIHLDHDNCLEVIIFDGEGELIKEMDERLMALKGVKYVKLNTAPPAEKI
- the purC gene encoding phosphoribosylaminoimidazolesuccinocarboxamide synthase, which gives rise to MKTEELYSGKAKTIYKTENPNELISEFRDSLTAFDGKKKSEATNKGYYNAQISKKIFEMLEEEGIKTHYLGMVSGNEMLVKKVDIILIEVIPRNIAAGSITRKYPVEEGTVFKEPVLVFDYKSDEFGDPMINDDIAVVMGIATREEIDFIRSMALKINAILKSYLESNGFLLPDFKLEFGRVDGEIVLADEISCDTCRFWDVETGESMDKDLFRFDKGDLSKAYEKVARRLVPEIFEE
- a CDS encoding phytoene desaturase family protein codes for the protein MDKYDVIVVGAGVTGLLAALTLSKHGKKVLVLEKQDVVGGNCNSYSVDGYQVDTGPHAITHLAEGPLRRLMDNYFDYQPVFENYGQYYIRTEERFVKVPSTIKEFVTFDVFPKLDRLAITQAITKSLTMASFGIDLSDQSVYDSLPANLSKDTYDFANAISYFLSGRCMKETSAQRVLAGSSFVRDSVTQEQFEEIIKQESTPRTESILQSVLPSNLHLSLHSRINLSCLGRLASNKVSLSQGYPRKGLKSLLNAILYSLPSTVEIKTGCEVHKIFTDKGKAWGVEADNTYSADLVIYTGFATSLPFLVEDLPASYKEQLDGIVHSKSLTLWLGLDRMMDEFKYVGSEIWFKGTPYWAMPTSNYDPSLAPKGKQLVGFAFFMDEGNDESRDIKNAYETIFRAIPNIEDRIEMKHQQVIIPEKAAVTLNGKFADIRTPVKGLYVAGTDTDKRSMGVTRAAYSILEMLKVLNEDGNLH
- a CDS encoding TIGR00153 family protein produces the protein MKREYIRSVLNVFAKSPFKPLCLHASKGVETVRKLDQAVNAYCINMPLVEELSHEIDNIEHEADIIKQTIRGQLSSSIMLPVNAEDLLNFLKPQDSIADVAQEAAYMLSLRQCDMPEGIKDQLCQLSTETLKTVEIYEKLVDSLSELLETSFSKRDVEETLALVPQIEEMEHITDLIEKKLVKDIYAHEKELGAVGVFYLIELVRTIADIADKTEHAADRLRTMIIRR
- a CDS encoding inorganic phosphate transporter codes for the protein MIDLLNPVVVLLVLAGLYMAWNIGANDLANAMGTSVGSGALSLKQVILVAGVFEFVGAVFFGKKVTSTIAKGIVPIDSIKLLDPNLVAVGMLAAILAAGFWITFATFYNLPVSTTHSIVGSVLGFGLVSAYQGIITYSDINWIVLTKIVGSWVVSPILGAVLAYIIFTIIRLTLLQKTDNPYNIEKKFVILQIGTACFIAFAHGSNDVANAVGPLYAGLNALGFADLTIPAWVLMVGGIGMVIGLATWGYRVIETIGTKITELTPTRGFSAELATASVVVLHSYSSLPISTTHTLVGSVIGVGLAGGLAAVDLSVIGKIAMSWIITVPIAAVTSALIFLGLRGVGL